In the Streptomyces sp. NBC_00193 genome, ATGCACCGGCGGCTGGTCGCCATGAAGGTCAACCGCTCGCTCGCCGCGGCCCTCACCTGCCTCACCGTGGCCGCCGTGGTCGGCGGGGCCGGCTACATCGTGGTCCTCGCGCTCATCGAGACCGGCGACCAGATCATCGACTCCCTGCGGAAGGCCGGCGAGGACCTCGCGAAGCACTTCGGGGCGCTCGGCACCTCCCTGGAGGACGTGGCCGAGAACTCCAAGGAGCTGCTCGCCAAATTCGGCGGAACGGCCGCCTCGGGCGTGGTCACCGGGCTCAGCGTGGTCGCGACGATGCTCGCGACGGCCCTGCTGGCCATGGTGCTGATCTTCTTCTTCCTCCGCGACTCCGACCGGTCCGTGAGCACCCTGCGCTCGATGGTGCCGAGCCGCTCGGGCGACCTGATGGAGGCGATGGGGCGGCGCGCGTACGAGGCCGTCGAGGGCTTCATGCGCGGGACCACCTTCGTGGCCCTGGTCGACGCCGTGCTCATCGGCGCGGGTCTGCTGATCCTGCGGGTCCCGGGCGCCGTGGGGCTGGCCGCGCTGGTCTTCGTGACCGCCTACATCCCCTACCTCGGCGCCTTCCTCTCCGGCGCCGTGGCCGTCCTCGTCGCCCTCGCCGACCGCGGCTGGGTGGTCGGCCTGTGGGCGCTGGGCGTGGTGCTCGCGGTCCAGATGATCGAGGGGTACATCCTCCAGCCCATGGTGCAGAGCCGCACCGTGCAGATGCACCCGGCGGTGGTGATGCTCTCGATCACGGCCGGGGCGAGCGTCGCCGGCATCCTCGGGATGCTGCTGGCCGTACCGCTGACCGCGGCCTTCTTCGGGGTGGTCTCGGAGCTGCGCTCCCGGTACGCGGCGGAGGCCTGAGCCTCAGTACGAGCCTCGGTACGAGGAGACCAGGCGTGACAGGTGACGGCCCGCGAGGAGGAGCGGGGTCCGGCTCCGGGTGACCTGGGAGGTCATCTCGGCGCCCTCCAGGGTGTTGATCACGGTGACCGCCAGCTCGCGCGCCTCCGCCTCCGGGTGGCCGCAGGCCAGGAGCTTCGCGGCGACGAGCTGCTGCCAGTTCGCGAAGGCCTGGGCGCAGGCGGCCTGGAGCTCCGGCAGACGGCCGACCGATTCCAGCGCGGTGGTCGTCACGGGGCAGCCGTCGCGCCAGTCGGACGCTTCGAGCGCCTCGGCGAGCAGCTCCGCGACGGCCTCCAGGGCACGCGCCGGGTCCGCGTGGGCGGACAGCCCGAAGCGCAGGGCCTCGGCGAACTCCTCGTCGCCGAAGTGGATCGCGGCGACCGCGAGCTCCTGCTTGCCTCCGGGGAAGAAGTGGTACAGCGAGCCGAGGGTCGCCTCCGCCTCGCGGACGAGCTGCTTGACCGGCGTGTTCTCGTACCCGCCGTGCTGGAGGAGGCGCGAGGCGGTGCGGACCAGCCGCTCCCGCGTCCCGAGTCCGTCCGCCGCCGTCTTC is a window encoding:
- a CDS encoding TetR/AcrR family transcriptional regulator — protein: MAAAATEVKTAADGLGTRERLVRTASRLLQHGGYENTPVKQLVREAEATLGSLYHFFPGGKQELAVAAIHFGDEEFAEALRFGLSAHADPARALEAVAELLAEALEASDWRDGCPVTTTALESVGRLPELQAACAQAFANWQQLVAAKLLACGHPEAEARELAVTVINTLEGAEMTSQVTRSRTPLLLAGRHLSRLVSSYRGSY
- a CDS encoding AI-2E family transporter, encoding MPTTPLLPEPVRRLAAWCVVVLLVTAALALVVWLCAVFRTVVTPVLLAVLGTALLGPMHRRLVAMKVNRSLAAALTCLTVAAVVGGAGYIVVLALIETGDQIIDSLRKAGEDLAKHFGALGTSLEDVAENSKELLAKFGGTAASGVVTGLSVVATMLATALLAMVLIFFFLRDSDRSVSTLRSMVPSRSGDLMEAMGRRAYEAVEGFMRGTTFVALVDAVLIGAGLLILRVPGAVGLAALVFVTAYIPYLGAFLSGAVAVLVALADRGWVVGLWALGVVLAVQMIEGYILQPMVQSRTVQMHPAVVMLSITAGASVAGILGMLLAVPLTAAFFGVVSELRSRYAAEA